In one Williamwhitmania sp. genomic region, the following are encoded:
- a CDS encoding glucose-6-phosphate isomerase, with protein sequence MNHLKLNLEGVYPFVSKDKIYALKAKVEESQRLLHSQTGKGNDFLGWLHLPSSITQEQLNSIVGSAQALSQAVEVVAVIGIGGSYLGAKAVIEALSHTFSHLLDKSEFPHVVFAGQNIGEDYHFELMELMERKSGAAIVISKSGTTTEPALAFRLLKNHLEGKYCKSVAKNRIVAITDESKGALHILAKQEGYKTFVIPDNVGGRYSVLTPVGLLPIAVAGFNIHELVRGAQDMEKFLMEAPFEENPAMLYAATRNALYSEGRKMEILANFEPKLHFMTEWWKQLYGESEGKEGKGIFPAGVDFTSDLHSMGQYIQEGERFFFETVISVTKPQHQMVIPTDKDNLDQLNFLSGKRFHQINKMAELGTKIAHIDGGVPNLHLEIPEINEYNLGTMIYFFEKACALSGYTLGVNPFDQPGVEAYKKNMFALLNKPGFEKEGDELRKRLGMFLGSK encoded by the coding sequence ATGAATCACCTTAAGTTGAATCTCGAAGGAGTTTACCCCTTCGTGTCCAAAGACAAGATTTACGCCTTAAAGGCAAAGGTTGAAGAGAGCCAAAGGCTCCTGCATAGCCAGACCGGCAAAGGAAACGACTTTCTTGGTTGGCTACACCTTCCATCGTCCATTACACAGGAGCAGCTAAACAGCATTGTTGGGTCGGCACAGGCACTTTCACAGGCAGTAGAGGTTGTTGCCGTAATAGGTATCGGTGGCTCCTACCTAGGTGCCAAAGCCGTAATCGAAGCGCTAAGCCACACCTTCAGCCACCTGCTCGACAAGAGTGAGTTTCCGCACGTAGTATTTGCCGGCCAAAATATTGGCGAAGATTACCACTTCGAACTCATGGAACTCATGGAGCGGAAGTCGGGGGCAGCCATCGTTATCAGCAAGTCGGGTACCACCACCGAGCCTGCCCTAGCCTTCAGGCTCTTAAAGAACCACCTCGAAGGAAAGTATTGCAAGTCGGTGGCCAAAAACCGTATTGTGGCTATTACCGACGAGTCTAAGGGTGCCCTACACATCCTAGCCAAACAGGAAGGCTACAAAACCTTTGTTATTCCCGACAATGTTGGTGGCCGCTACAGCGTGCTTACCCCCGTTGGATTGCTCCCCATTGCCGTGGCAGGATTCAACATCCACGAGTTGGTAAGAGGTGCACAGGATATGGAAAAATTTTTAATGGAGGCTCCCTTTGAGGAGAACCCTGCCATGCTCTACGCTGCTACCCGCAACGCTCTATACAGCGAAGGTCGCAAAATGGAGATTCTGGCCAACTTTGAGCCCAAGCTACACTTCATGACCGAGTGGTGGAAGCAGCTCTACGGCGAGAGCGAAGGCAAGGAAGGAAAGGGAATATTCCCCGCTGGTGTAGACTTTACCTCCGACCTTCACTCCATGGGCCAATACATTCAGGAGGGCGAGCGCTTCTTCTTCGAAACGGTAATTAGCGTAACCAAGCCTCAACACCAAATGGTTATCCCTACTGACAAGGATAACCTCGATCAGCTAAACTTCCTGTCGGGCAAGCGCTTTCACCAGATTAACAAGATGGCCGAGCTGGGTACCAAGATTGCCCACATCGACGGTGGTGTACCAAACCTTCACCTCGAGATTCCCGAAATTAACGAGTATAACCTCGGCACCATGATCTACTTCTTCGAGAAGGCTTGTGCACTAAGCGGTTATACCCTAGGCGTAAACCCATTCGATCAGCCAGGCGTAGAGGCATACAAGAAGAATATGTTTGCACTGCTGAACAAGCCAGGTTTTGAAAAAGAGGGCGATGAGCTCCGCAAGAGGCTGGGAATGTTCTTGGGATCAAAGTAA
- the mrdA gene encoding penicillin-binding protein 2 gives MKVSFDRKFVVMSIVIAATSAILIRLFFLQVLDSSYKVTASNNVLHYVTQYPARGLVYDRNGEILVANQAAYDLMVVPQQLRAFDTTEFCKILDITKEQVDASLLAAKHYSYFKQSIFLKQISAKTYASLQEKLFLYPGFFVQPRTLRTYPLSVAGGLLGYVGEVDDNVIAKDSYYKSGDYIGISGLEKTYEKELRGQKGVNIFMVDVHNRIQGSYADGKFDTSSVMGKNITVSIDEKLQAYGEKLMVNKLGSVVAIEPSTGEILALVSSPSFDPELLVGRDRAQNYRALQTDSLKPLFNRASMAMYPPGSTFKLVNGLIGLKEGVLFPSTRYSCEGGYPYGRGVGCHHHPSPLDLMGAVAISCNTYFCYVFRSILDNPKYSNTAEALDAWRRYVMSFGFGKRLGSDVASELNGIVPSSDLYNRIYGKNGWRSLTVISLAIGQGELGITPMQMANLATIMANRGYYYVPHLVKSIEGQDGIGEQYRIKHMTLIDSSYFPPIISGMYQAVNGDAGSGSTARIAAVPGLDICGKTGTAQNPHGADHSIFIAFAPKDNPKIAIAVYVENAGFGATYAAPIASLMIEKYLKDTISRPYLEQYILNTNLLPSNGKKK, from the coding sequence GTGAAAGTTAGTTTTGACAGGAAGTTTGTTGTTATGTCTATTGTGATTGCCGCAACATCGGCAATTCTAATACGGCTATTCTTTCTGCAGGTGCTGGATTCTTCCTATAAGGTAACTGCTAGTAATAACGTTTTACACTATGTTACTCAATATCCAGCTCGGGGGTTGGTATACGACCGTAATGGGGAGATACTTGTTGCCAATCAAGCGGCCTATGACCTAATGGTTGTTCCTCAACAACTTAGGGCATTTGATACTACTGAATTTTGTAAAATACTCGATATAACAAAGGAACAGGTTGATGCTAGCCTCTTGGCAGCAAAGCATTACTCATACTTTAAGCAATCGATTTTTCTGAAGCAAATTTCTGCTAAAACTTACGCCTCTCTGCAAGAGAAACTGTTCCTCTATCCAGGTTTTTTTGTTCAACCCCGTACACTGCGAACCTACCCGTTGAGTGTGGCTGGTGGTCTTCTAGGTTATGTGGGTGAGGTAGACGATAATGTTATCGCTAAGGATTCGTATTATAAGTCGGGCGACTATATTGGTATTAGTGGGTTAGAAAAAACTTACGAGAAGGAGTTAAGAGGACAAAAGGGTGTTAATATTTTCATGGTAGATGTGCACAACCGTATCCAGGGAAGCTACGCGGATGGTAAGTTTGACACCTCCTCGGTTATGGGTAAGAACATTACCGTGAGCATCGATGAGAAGCTGCAGGCCTACGGTGAAAAGTTGATGGTGAACAAGCTTGGTAGCGTTGTGGCCATTGAACCTTCTACTGGCGAAATACTGGCTCTGGTGAGTAGTCCTAGCTTCGACCCTGAACTGCTCGTTGGGCGCGATAGAGCGCAGAATTACCGAGCACTGCAAACGGATTCCTTAAAGCCACTTTTCAACCGCGCATCCATGGCCATGTACCCGCCGGGTTCGACTTTCAAGCTGGTGAATGGCCTTATTGGGTTGAAGGAGGGGGTTCTTTTCCCTTCTACGCGTTACAGCTGCGAGGGCGGATATCCCTACGGGCGGGGTGTTGGCTGCCATCACCATCCCTCACCGCTCGACTTAATGGGAGCCGTTGCCATTAGCTGCAATACCTACTTTTGCTATGTGTTTCGAAGCATTCTTGATAATCCAAAATATAGTAATACGGCTGAGGCATTAGATGCTTGGCGTAGGTATGTAATGTCGTTTGGTTTTGGAAAGCGGTTGGGTTCCGACGTAGCAAGCGAACTCAATGGAATTGTGCCTTCCTCTGATCTGTATAACCGAATCTATGGAAAAAACGGATGGAGATCGCTAACCGTTATCTCATTGGCGATTGGTCAGGGAGAGCTGGGTATTACCCCCATGCAGATGGCTAACCTTGCAACAATTATGGCGAACAGGGGATATTACTATGTACCCCACCTGGTTAAGAGCATTGAAGGGCAGGATGGTATTGGCGAGCAGTATCGCATAAAACATATGACATTAATTGATTCTTCCTACTTTCCACCAATTATCAGCGGGATGTATCAAGCGGTAAATGGTGATGCTGGAAGTGGCTCCACTGCCCGTATTGCTGCTGTTCCGGGGCTTGATATTTGCGGGAAAACAGGAACGGCTCAGAATCCACACGGTGCCGATCACTCTATTTTTATTGCGTTTGCGCCAAAGGATAATCCAAAGATTGCCATTGCGGTATATGTGGAGAATGCTGGATTTGGAGCAACTTACGCCGCACCAATCGCCAGTTTAATGATTGAGAAATACCTCAAGGATACTATTTCACGCCCTTACCTCGAACAGTATATTTTAAACACAAATCTTTTACCAAGTAATGGCAAGAAGAAATGA
- a CDS encoding ACP phosphodiesterase: MNFLAHIYLSGSDEQIRLGNFSGDYVKGSNFSSFPPKVVLGLKLHRTIDSLTDSHPGFFKSRNRLIPIYGRYAGVVVDMFYDHVLASNWENYCAIPLLPFSKSFYFSMVKNYHLLPRQVKYFLPFMIQSSRLYSYASLKGIGESLDIMSRRTSLPDRTTQAIALLEQDYEGFNSDFKEVFPYLMQQVEEQYGIKTGCGLP; encoded by the coding sequence ATGAATTTTCTTGCACACATATACCTTTCCGGCTCCGATGAGCAAATTAGGCTAGGGAACTTTTCGGGAGACTACGTTAAGGGCAGCAACTTCTCCTCATTCCCACCAAAGGTGGTGCTAGGGTTAAAGCTGCACCGGACTATCGACTCGCTAACCGATAGCCATCCTGGCTTTTTCAAAAGCAGAAATAGGCTAATACCGATCTATGGCAGGTATGCTGGAGTTGTGGTTGACATGTTCTACGACCACGTGCTGGCCAGCAATTGGGAAAATTACTGTGCCATTCCACTCCTGCCCTTTTCTAAGTCATTTTATTTCAGCATGGTTAAAAACTACCACCTACTTCCTCGGCAGGTCAAATATTTTCTACCCTTCATGATTCAAAGCAGCAGATTATACTCCTACGCAAGCCTCAAGGGAATTGGTGAATCGCTGGATATTATGAGCCGAAGAACAAGCCTGCCCGATAGAACTACCCAAGCCATTGCTCTTTTAGAACAAGATTACGAAGGATTTAACAGCGATTTCAAAGAGGTATTTCCCTATCTCATGCAGCAGGTGGAAGAGCAGTATGGAATTAAAACGGGTTGTGGACTGCCGTAG
- a CDS encoding GNAT family N-acetyltransferase — protein MAPTNLERMIQLADEVFATKNDPNQLSVNPKVIKRLYKIHPATVSEYSDGNGPVAWVLLIPTTLELMDQFLEGSITERELFNLTPLNTPYEALYLCSALVLEEYRKKGITKRLILSAVEQMRKNHPLKSLFVWPFTKEGDLAAEALANQIGLPLYKRAVEH, from the coding sequence ATGGCCCCAACCAACCTAGAGCGCATGATTCAGCTGGCCGACGAGGTTTTTGCCACCAAGAACGACCCCAATCAGCTCAGCGTAAACCCGAAGGTAATTAAGCGTCTATATAAGATTCATCCAGCCACCGTTTCGGAATACAGCGATGGCAATGGACCGGTAGCGTGGGTCTTGCTCATACCCACCACACTCGAGCTTATGGACCAATTTCTCGAAGGCAGCATTACTGAGCGGGAACTCTTTAACCTTACACCACTGAACACGCCCTACGAGGCGCTCTACCTATGCTCTGCGCTGGTGCTGGAGGAATATCGAAAGAAGGGTATTACCAAACGGCTTATACTAAGCGCCGTTGAGCAAATGCGAAAGAACCATCCTTTAAAATCGCTATTTGTATGGCCCTTTACCAAGGAGGGTGATTTGGCAGCCGAAGCACTAGCAAACCAGATCGGGCTGCCCCTCTACAAAAGAGCAGTAGAACATTAG
- a CDS encoding NAD(P)H-dependent glycerol-3-phosphate dehydrogenase — protein sequence MSKTILFQLDEKAKIAVFGGGSWATAIVKILLNNVEKVGWYVRDTEVADSLRNEGRNTKYLSSVRFDKSKLVVSSNINEIAEKADVLIFAIPSAFLKESMQDFTVNLKGKFIVSAIKGIIPNDNLTVSEFFNSHYQIPYDFLGIVTGPCHAEEVALERLSYLTIACKNRENAAAIAGRFECSFIKTVTSTDIYGTEYSAVLKNIFAIAAGICHGIGYGDNFQAVLISNAQKEIKRFLDNTYPSKRNVDSSGYLGDLLVTAYSHFSRNRTFGMMIGRGYSVKSAQLEMSMVAEGYYSTVCIKEINKKFNVKMPITDAVYNILYEGIAPAIEIKLLSEKLK from the coding sequence ATGAGTAAAACAATTCTCTTTCAACTCGACGAAAAGGCAAAAATTGCAGTATTTGGCGGCGGCAGCTGGGCAACAGCCATTGTAAAAATCCTCCTCAACAATGTGGAAAAGGTGGGATGGTATGTTCGGGATACTGAAGTTGCCGACTCCCTCAGAAATGAAGGTCGCAACACAAAATACCTCAGCTCGGTTAGGTTTGACAAGAGTAAGTTGGTTGTATCAAGCAACATCAACGAAATTGCTGAAAAGGCCGATGTGCTCATTTTTGCCATTCCCTCTGCCTTTCTCAAGGAGAGCATGCAGGATTTTACTGTCAACCTAAAAGGCAAGTTCATAGTTTCAGCCATCAAGGGAATTATTCCCAACGATAACCTTACGGTGAGTGAATTCTTCAACAGCCACTATCAAATTCCCTACGACTTTTTAGGAATCGTTACCGGACCCTGCCACGCCGAAGAGGTGGCGCTTGAACGGCTTTCCTACCTTACCATAGCCTGCAAAAACAGGGAGAATGCTGCAGCCATTGCTGGTCGTTTCGAATGTTCCTTCATTAAAACCGTTACCAGCACCGATATATACGGCACCGAATACTCCGCAGTGCTTAAAAACATCTTCGCCATTGCGGCCGGCATATGCCACGGCATAGGCTACGGCGATAATTTCCAAGCGGTGCTCATATCTAATGCACAGAAGGAGATTAAGCGCTTTTTGGACAACACCTACCCCTCTAAGCGAAACGTCGACTCCTCTGGATACCTTGGCGACCTGCTGGTTACCGCCTATTCACACTTTAGCCGTAACCGCACATTTGGCATGATGATAGGCCGAGGCTACTCCGTTAAATCGGCCCAACTCGAAATGAGCATGGTTGCCGAAGGTTACTACTCCACGGTCTGTATCAAGGAGATCAACAAGAAGTTTAACGTTAAAATGCCAATTACCGATGCCGTATACAACATCCTCTACGAAGGGATTGCGCCGGCCATCGAAATTAAGCTACTATCTGAAAAACTGAAGTAA
- the mreC gene encoding rod shape-determining protein MreC, with amino-acid sequence MNSLLRFLLRYHIIFLFIILEGISLVLISTDSIYQRYRVVSAARGFSGSIHSYFTGLGNYFLLREQNDILIKENLDLRRKIASLPCANKVDVPYIPDTIGHGQYTYIGALVVNNSINKQHNYITLKAGLDDGVRPEMGVISNEGIVGVVKSCSPHYSTVISLLNTDLKISAKLSRTGYFGSFAWDGINPDVIILSEIPQHADIAVGDSVVTSGYSSIFPEGILLGFVRDFRKSGGNFYRIRVELSADFHKINYVYIINNKLAGEQQQLESTNMKND; translated from the coding sequence ATGAACAGCTTATTAAGGTTCTTACTTCGATATCACATAATTTTTCTCTTTATCATTTTGGAGGGGATATCGCTTGTGCTCATTTCTACCGATAGCATTTACCAACGTTATCGGGTAGTTTCTGCAGCACGTGGCTTTAGCGGTTCAATCCACTCCTACTTCACGGGCTTAGGCAACTATTTCCTGTTACGCGAGCAGAATGATATCCTGATTAAGGAAAATCTGGACCTTCGTAGGAAAATTGCTTCATTACCGTGCGCCAATAAAGTTGATGTGCCTTATATACCAGATACTATAGGTCATGGGCAGTATACCTACATAGGGGCTTTAGTGGTGAACAACTCGATTAACAAGCAGCATAATTACATAACCCTAAAGGCGGGGCTTGACGATGGTGTTAGGCCAGAGATGGGAGTTATCTCCAATGAGGGGATTGTGGGTGTTGTCAAAAGTTGTTCGCCTCACTACTCAACCGTGATTAGCTTGCTTAATACCGATCTGAAGATCTCTGCCAAGCTCAGTAGAACTGGATATTTTGGATCATTCGCGTGGGACGGAATTAATCCAGATGTGATTATTCTATCGGAAATACCTCAGCATGCCGACATAGCAGTGGGTGACTCTGTGGTTACCTCTGGCTATTCTTCCATTTTCCCAGAGGGTATTCTTCTGGGATTTGTGCGTGACTTTAGGAAGAGTGGTGGCAACTTTTATCGCATACGTGTGGAACTGTCTGCTGACTTTCATAAGATTAACTACGTTTATATTATCAACAATAAGCTAGCTGGCGAGCAGCAGCAGCTGGAAAGCACAAACATGAAAAATGATTAA
- the mreD gene encoding rod shape-determining protein MreD, whose product MIKEFIKYLGLFLLLVLLQEFIFNNIQLSDFLNPYVYVLFILILPFQTPRWILLASGFMLGLSIDIFSDTLGFHAFSTTLMAFARPYVLNLISGREEFDKGNIPSMAGYGSAWFIKYAAALILIHHFSLFYLEAFSFHGFFFTFIRVVLSSAFTLVFIVLAQMLFYKR is encoded by the coding sequence ATGATTAAGGAATTCATTAAATATCTAGGCTTATTTCTTTTGCTTGTGCTGTTGCAGGAATTCATCTTCAACAACATCCAGCTTAGTGACTTTTTGAACCCTTATGTTTACGTTCTTTTTATCCTAATACTGCCATTTCAGACGCCGCGCTGGATACTTCTGGCCTCCGGATTCATGCTTGGATTGTCGATTGATATTTTTTCGGATACACTCGGCTTTCATGCCTTTTCAACAACGCTTATGGCCTTTGCCCGTCCTTACGTGCTCAATCTAATATCGGGTCGCGAGGAGTTCGATAAGGGTAATATTCCTTCAATGGCAGGATATGGGAGTGCTTGGTTTATTAAATATGCTGCCGCACTGATACTCATTCACCATTTCTCGCTGTTCTACCTAGAGGCCTTTTCGTTCCATGGCTTCTTCTTTACCTTTATCAGGGTGGTGTTGAGTAGTGCATTTACATTAGTTTTTATTGTTTTGGCTCAGATGCTGTTTTACAAGCGGTAG
- a CDS encoding 3'-5' exonuclease, with translation MNYLVLDLEMTGTEPGWHEIIQIGAVLYNEHWQAQGTFLSNVYPENEESYSQPSAEVHGISLAELDDAPMLNEVLPDFEAWILKMLKVNPNHSNPGAAASALRSVALCGQSVIYDINFLRFAYRQEKLQWPYSNRMIDLNNLAFFLFEILKENGEAVPKSLSLTAIADFFGLEREGINHNALEDSEITGECLKRVMGYTKRLTLESE, from the coding sequence ATGAACTACCTCGTTTTAGATTTGGAGATGACCGGCACTGAGCCGGGCTGGCACGAAATTATTCAGATTGGTGCTGTGCTTTATAATGAGCACTGGCAAGCACAAGGAACCTTTCTCTCCAACGTCTACCCCGAAAATGAGGAGAGCTACTCCCAACCTTCCGCGGAGGTGCATGGGATCTCGCTAGCCGAACTCGACGATGCCCCCATGCTCAACGAGGTGCTACCCGACTTTGAAGCCTGGATTCTCAAGATGCTTAAGGTAAACCCGAATCATTCAAATCCAGGTGCAGCAGCATCTGCACTCAGGAGTGTTGCACTCTGTGGGCAAAGCGTTATATACGATATCAACTTCTTGCGCTTTGCCTACCGTCAGGAGAAGTTGCAATGGCCCTACTCCAACCGAATGATCGACCTCAACAACCTCGCTTTTTTTCTCTTCGAAATTCTGAAAGAAAACGGCGAAGCCGTTCCAAAATCACTCAGTCTGACTGCCATCGCAGACTTTTTCGGCCTTGAACGGGAGGGAATCAACCATAATGCGTTGGAAGATTCAGAGATTACCGGCGAATGCCTAAAGCGCGTAATGGGTTACACCAAAAGGCTAACTCTTGAGTCGGAGTAA
- the rodA gene encoding rod shape-determining protein RodA produces MARRNEFVKGIIDWQLVFIYMLLVFMGWLNIYAAVYNEGHQSIFDFTQRYGMQLIWIAAAFVLAIFILAIDSKFFYVFAYPLYGISILMLVAVLFFGKEINGARSWIFIGKIGGIQPSEFAKVAAVLALSRLVSTYGFTFKKFSGYLKVGAILAVPMLLILLQPDAGSVLVFFALILMLYREGLSGWIIVMMALAAVLFVFSLKFGVLAVAVGLLAVTMVVLWLIIRKSALVTGIAFGITLLSVGLYYASRMIGFAISPLIAILVSVVVVSPVALYHAYKAKMLSLLMVVVFFFTSIGFSFSVNYIFNNVLEQHHRDRIEDMLGIASNPRGWGYNLHQSKVAIGSGGFFGKGYLQGTQTKFNFVPEQSTDFIFCTVGEEWGFVGSLGVIGLFVLLFIRIQRLAERQKQAFSRMYGYGVLSILFFHVFVNISMTIGLMPVIGIPLPFFSYGGSSLWSFTALLFIFIKLNTDR; encoded by the coding sequence ATGGCAAGAAGAAATGAATTTGTTAAGGGTATAATAGACTGGCAGCTGGTGTTCATATACATGCTCCTTGTTTTTATGGGGTGGTTGAACATCTATGCAGCTGTTTATAACGAGGGTCATCAGAGTATTTTTGACTTCACGCAGCGCTATGGAATGCAGCTTATATGGATAGCTGCGGCATTTGTCTTGGCTATTTTTATCCTTGCCATTGATAGTAAATTTTTCTATGTTTTTGCCTATCCTCTTTATGGCATTTCCATTTTGATGTTGGTTGCAGTTTTGTTTTTTGGGAAAGAGATAAATGGGGCCAGATCATGGATTTTTATTGGGAAAATAGGCGGTATCCAACCCTCGGAGTTTGCCAAAGTGGCGGCAGTTCTTGCGCTATCACGCTTAGTTAGCACCTACGGTTTTACCTTTAAAAAGTTTAGTGGTTATCTAAAGGTAGGTGCCATACTTGCCGTGCCCATGTTGCTTATTCTGCTACAGCCTGATGCTGGTTCGGTTTTGGTTTTCTTTGCCCTTATCCTTATGCTTTACCGGGAGGGTTTGTCGGGCTGGATTATCGTTATGATGGCGTTAGCGGCAGTGCTGTTTGTTTTTTCGTTGAAGTTTGGGGTGCTGGCCGTTGCGGTGGGTTTGCTGGCTGTTACCATGGTTGTGCTCTGGCTTATTATTCGCAAGAGTGCATTGGTTACAGGAATTGCCTTTGGGATAACCCTGCTTTCGGTAGGGCTTTACTACGCTAGCCGAATGATAGGCTTTGCTATTTCTCCCTTGATAGCCATTTTGGTTTCGGTAGTAGTGGTATCCCCAGTTGCGCTGTATCATGCATACAAGGCAAAAATGCTCTCCTTATTGATGGTTGTGGTTTTCTTTTTCACCAGCATTGGATTTAGCTTTTCTGTCAACTATATTTTCAACAATGTTCTTGAGCAGCATCATCGCGATCGAATTGAGGATATGCTGGGAATTGCCTCCAATCCACGTGGTTGGGGTTATAACCTTCACCAGTCGAAGGTCGCCATTGGTTCGGGTGGTTTCTTCGGAAAGGGTTACCTACAAGGTACACAAACCAAGTTCAACTTTGTGCCGGAGCAGAGCACAGATTTTATTTTCTGCACAGTTGGCGAAGAGTGGGGCTTTGTGGGTTCGCTTGGGGTAATTGGTCTTTTCGTCCTTCTCTTTATAAGAATTCAGCGGCTTGCCGAACGACAAAAGCAGGCTTTCTCAAGAATGTATGGCTATGGAGTGCTTTCCATACTCTTCTTTCATGTGTTTGTAAACATTAGCATGACCATTGGTTTAATGCCGGTAATAGGAATACCCTTGCCATTTTTCAGCTATGGTGGCTCATCTCTATGGTCTTTCACCGCCTTGCTGTTTATTTTTATTAAACTTAATACCGATAGGTAA
- a CDS encoding cyclic 2,3-diphosphoglycerate synthase, which yields MSKRNVIIIGAAGRDFHNFNTFFRNNDAYNVVAFTAAQIPDIDGRKYPAELAGNGYPNGIPIYVEHDLPKLIQELKVQDCVFSYSDVPYNRVMGVSAIVNAAGANFMLIGPNETMIKSTKPVIAVVATRTGCGKSQTSRRVVEYLMSQGLKVVAVRHPMPYGDLVAQKVQRFAVVEDLKKHKCTIEEMEEYEPHVVRGNVIYAGVDYEAILREAEKDPSGCDVILWDGGNNDFSFYKPDLTITVADPHRPGNEVSYYPGEVNLRMADVVVINKMDSAAPEGIQIVRDNIRKCNPKAIVVDAASPIMVDNPELITGKRCLIVEDGPTLTHGEMKIGAGTIAARKFGASEEVEARPFLVGKLKETYDIYPNIGRILPAMGYGEQQLKDLEATINKTDCDTVIIGTPIDLNRIIKIKKPTTRVYYDLAEIGLPDLKGVLEKFVKKHNLKK from the coding sequence ATGTCCAAGAGAAATGTGATCATTATCGGTGCTGCCGGAAGAGATTTTCACAACTTCAACACGTTCTTTCGTAATAACGATGCTTACAATGTAGTTGCGTTTACTGCTGCTCAAATCCCCGACATCGACGGAAGAAAGTACCCTGCAGAACTTGCCGGTAACGGTTATCCCAATGGAATTCCGATTTATGTAGAACACGACTTGCCTAAGCTGATACAGGAGCTAAAGGTTCAGGACTGCGTTTTTTCATACTCCGATGTGCCCTACAACCGCGTTATGGGCGTTAGCGCCATAGTTAATGCTGCGGGTGCAAACTTCATGCTCATTGGTCCAAACGAAACCATGATTAAGAGCACCAAGCCGGTTATTGCTGTGGTGGCAACACGTACCGGTTGTGGTAAGTCGCAAACCTCTCGTCGGGTGGTTGAATACTTAATGAGCCAAGGGTTAAAGGTTGTGGCAGTTCGTCACCCTATGCCTTACGGTGACCTTGTTGCTCAAAAAGTTCAGCGCTTTGCAGTGGTTGAAGATCTTAAGAAGCACAAGTGCACCATTGAAGAGATGGAGGAGTATGAACCCCACGTAGTTCGCGGCAATGTTATCTATGCCGGAGTTGACTATGAGGCCATTTTGCGTGAGGCTGAGAAAGATCCAAGCGGTTGCGACGTTATCCTATGGGATGGTGGTAACAACGATTTCTCCTTTTATAAGCCCGATTTAACCATTACCGTGGCTGACCCACACCGTCCAGGCAACGAGGTTTCCTACTACCCTGGCGAGGTTAACCTTCGTATGGCCGATGTGGTAGTTATTAATAAAATGGATTCTGCCGCACCAGAGGGCATTCAGATTGTTCGCGATAATATTCGCAAGTGCAATCCTAAGGCTATTGTGGTTGACGCTGCTTCGCCCATTATGGTTGACAATCCAGAACTTATCACAGGCAAGCGCTGCCTAATTGTTGAGGATGGGCCAACCCTTACCCACGGTGAAATGAAGATTGGTGCAGGTACTATTGCTGCCCGCAAGTTTGGTGCTTCCGAAGAGGTTGAGGCTCGTCCTTTCCTCGTTGGCAAGCTTAAGGAGACCTACGATATTTATCCCAACATTGGTCGCATTCTTCCGGCTATGGGATACGGTGAGCAGCAGCTCAAGGATCTGGAGGCTACCATTAATAAGACCGACTGCGATACGGTTATTATTGGTACACCCATCGACCTTAACCGTATTATCAAAATTAAGAAGCCTACCACCCGTGTTTACTACGACTTGGCCGAAATAGGACTACCCGATCTTAAGGGCGTTCTTGAGAAATTCGTTAAGAAGCATAATCTTAAGAAGTAG